The Fretibacterium sp. OH1220_COT-178 DNA window GACGTCCCCGTCCGAGACGTAGGCGTGTCCCCGGGCGATGATTTTTTCGATCGTCTCGATGATCTCCGGCATGTGCTCCGTGGCGAGCGGCGCCACGTCGGCCCGGCGGATCCCCAGCGCGTCGGCGTCCTTGAAGTACTCCGCGATGAAGCGTGCGGCCAGGTCGGAGACCTCGACGCCCTCCGCGTGGGCGCGCTGGATCATCTTGTCGTCGATGTCCGTGAAGTTCTGGACGAAGGTGACCTTGTAGCCCAGGTGCTCCAGGTATCGGCGCAGGACGTCGAAGACGATGAAGGGCCGGGCGTTGCCGATGTGGAAGAAGTCGTAGACCGTCGGGCCGCAGCTGTAGAAGGACACGTGCCCCGGACGCAAGGGGACGAACGGCTCCTTTTTGTGCGTCAGGTCGTTGTAGAGCGTCAAACTCATGGCGATGCACCTCCGTGATGAGCGCCGCCGGCCATGGCCCGCATGGCTTATAATATTGAGGATGGCGACGCTATCGTTTGATTTAACGCCTATTGTACACCAGTCGGGGGAGATGTCCTGTGTCCAGCAAGCACCAATTCGCACTGCTGAAAACGCGCCGTTTTCTGCCGCTCTTTCTGACGCAGTTTCTGGGGGCCTTCAACGACAACTTCTTCAAGAGCGCCCTGGTGATGCTGATCACCTTTCGTTTGGCCGACGACGCGGGGCTGGATCCCCGCATCCTGGTGAACGTCGCGGCGGGGGTGTTCATCCTGCCCTTCTTCCTCTTCTCGGCCCCCGCGAGCGACCTGGCGGACCGGTACGACCGCTCGTACCTGATGCGCCTCGTCAAGCTGGCGGAGATCGCCATCATGGGGGCCGCTGCGGCGGGGTTCCAGATGCAGAACCTGTGGGTGCTGCTTGTGGTGCTCTTCCTGATGGGGGCGCAGTCCACCTTCTTCAGCCCCGCCAAGTTCAGCATCCTGCCGCAGCACCTGGAGGAGGACGAGCTGATCGCCGGCAACGGCCTCATCCAGACGGGGACCTACCTGGCCATCCTCACGGGGACGATCTTCGGCGGGCTCCTCATCCTTGCGCCCGGGGGGCTCCACTGGGTCGGCGCGGGGGTCGTGGCGATCGCGGCGGCCGGCTGGTGGGCCAGCCCGCTCGTCGCGGACGTCTACCCCTATCGGGACGTCTTCTGGGCCGTGATCGGCATCTCCTGGTTCTGGCTGGTCGGCGCGACCTTTCTGGCTCAGTTCCCCACCTACGCCAAGCTCATCCTCGGGGCGAACGAGCACGTGGCGACGCTCTTTCTGGCGATCTTCTCCATGGGGATCGGGCTGGGGTCCATGGCGTGCAACGCCCTGCTGAAGGGCGAGGTCTCGGTGCGCTACGTGCCCGCCGCGGCCGTGGGCATGTCCGTCGCCAGCACGCTGCTCTGGCTGGCGAGCCGCCGGCCGCCCCTCCCGCCGGACTTCCCGGTGATCGGCATCGGGACGTTTCTGCTGTCGCCGGCGAACCTGGCGATCCTCGCCTGTCTCTTCGCCATCTCCTTCTGCGGGGGCCTCTACATCGTGCCCCTCTACGCGGCCATCCAGAACCTGACCTCGGAGGACCGTATGGCCGGGGTCATCGCGTGCACCAACGTCACGGACTCCTTCTTCATGGTGCTGTCGGCCGTGGGGTCCAGCCTGCTGCTGGCCGCGGGGCTGCAGATCCCCCAGATCTTCCTGGTCATGGCTGCCCTGACCGTCCTGGCGGCGTTCCTGATCCGCAGGGGCGTGCGCCGGTACGGGGGCGGTCGCGACGCCTAGCACGGTGACGGGCCCCCTGGGAGCCCCGTAAAAGTTCGTATCGGAGGGATGTTTATGGTAGTGTTTGCCGTTGTCGTTGCGCTTGTCGTGCTGGTTGTGCTGTACGTCGTCTTCCTTCAGCGGTCCCTGGTGCATCTGGACGAGCTCCGTGCCAACGCCATGTCCCAGATCGGGGTCCAGATGAACTCCCGGTGGGACGGGCTGACGGCTCTGGCCGACGTGATGAAGGGCTATGCGGAACACGAGCGGACCGCGCTCCGGGAGATCATCGCCCAGAGGGCGCCCCTCGGGCGCACGGCCTCGGCCGAGGAGATCCAGCAGCAGGAGGGGCTTCTTACCAGCGCCCTCGGGTGGCTCATCGCCGTCTCGGAGAACTACCCCGAGCTCAAGGCGAACACGCTGTACCAGACGACCATGGAGAACATCGCCGCGGCGGAGGACAAGGTGCGGATGAGCCGGATGGTCTACAACGACACCGTCACCCGGATCAACCGTGCGGTCCGGATGTTCCCCGCCTCTCTGTTCGCGTCCATGCTGGGCTTCGGGCCCCACGAGTACCTGAAGGAGCCGGATGGCAAGACGGAGATGCCCTCCATGCGCGATGGGGGCCGTTAAGGGCCTCCTTCTCCGTCTTCTCCTCCCCCTTCTCGCGCTCCTTGCCCTCGCGCCCGCGTCCGCGGCGACCGAGCTGCGGGAGCTGGACGTCCGGGTCCTCCTGAACGACGACGGCAGCGCCCGGATTGTCCAGACCTGGAACGCCCGGGTCTCCGACGAGGGGACGGAGTTCTTCATCGAGCAGGGGAACCTCGGCGATATGGAGCTCTCGGACTTCTCGGTCCGGGAGCTGGGCGGCCCGCCCTACGTCAACGAGGGGACGCGCTGGAGGACCGACCGTTCCGCCGCCGAAAAGGCGGGGCGGTGCGGCATCGTCCGGACGCGCGGCGGGCTGGAGCTCTGCTGGGGCCGCGGCCCGGCCGGACCGCGCACCTTCGTCGTCTCCTGGACCTTCTCCAACTTCGTCAAGGCCTACGACGACTACGACGGCTTCAACGTCCGGCTGGTCAACTCCGGCCTCTCCACGCCCCCGAGGTCCCTGCGGATCACCATCGAGAAGCCGGGGCGACCCTTCGCCTCGGGCGAGGTCGATCTGTGGGCCTTCGGGTTCCGGGGCACGATCCGACCCGAGGGGGGCAAGATCGTCGCCCGCTCGGACGCGCCCCTGTCCGCCTCGAACTACGCCACGGTCATGCTGCGGTTCGCCAAGGGCGTTTTCAACCCGTCGAGCGTCGTCCGCGGCCGCTTCGAGGCGGTGGAGAAGCGGGCCCTTGAGGGGACGGAGGACGGGGAGGAGGACTGGGACGGGATTGTCGCCTTCCTGATCTGTATTCTCGTTGCCCTGTACCACGTGGTTCTGGGCTTCGTGCGGAAGGGACGCCGGGCCCGTTCGCCCCGGTTTCCGCACCTCCCGGACGGGTTTGGGAGGACGCTTCGGGGCGCGCCTTACTTCCGGGAGATCCCCTGCGGGGGTGACCTTTCGGAATCGTGGGCCCTGCTGGGCGCCACTCCTTTCGCGGCGAGGGCCAAGGATCTGGTGGGGGCGTATTTTCTGCGCTGGGTGCAGCACGGCGCGCTGGAGCCGGTGACGGGCGCCTCGGGGACCGCGCTGCACGTCCGCGGCCGGGCGGTGCCCGTGGGCGGCGGGCTCTTCGCGATGCTGCGGGAGGCGGCCGGTCCCGACGGGATCCTGCAGCGGGAGGAGTTCCCCCGCTGGGGGCGGAACGAGGCGAACCGGCGCGCCTTCGGCGCCTGGCTGGAGGCCGAGAGGGCGGCGGGAATGGAGCGCTTCCGGGCCCGAGGGGGCTGGGAGCTGCGGACGACGACGTCGTTCTGGGTGCGGCGCTTTCTTCTGGGCCCGCGGCGCCCCTTCTCCGCCCCGTTCGTCACCTCCTCGGGTGAGCAGACCCTTTTGGAGCTCGCCGGGTTCCGGCGGTACCTGCAGGACTTCACGCTCGTGAACGAGCGCCGTGTGGTCGAGGTGGAGCTGTGGAACGACTACCTGGTCTTCGCCGCCCTCTTCGGCATCGGCAAGGAGCTCCTCCGGGAGCTGGTGGGGCTCTATCCGGAGTTTGCGGCCCGGTCCGTCCTTGCAGGGGCCGGGGGAACGCTGCTGCCGACCGTCCTGGACCTGTCCGATTCCCTCACGGTGTCGCTCTCCCGCCGGAGCGGGGGCGGCCGCTACGACTCTCGTTCGGGGGGACGCTCCTTCGGCGGCGGCGGGGGCGGTTCGTCGGGAGGGGGATCCAGGGGCGGGGTGCGGTAGAGCCTCAAAAGAAGGGAACGCGGACCGTGAAAACCGGGTCCGCGTTTTTTTGTGCTCCGGCTCCCGATGTTGTAAAATAAGTGAAAATAGTGAGGCCGATCATGGGTTGGGCAATGTGCCCGCGCGGCTCTCACGCAAAAGGGGGGACGCATTTTGAGCGGCAAGGGAAGGGGTACGTCTCTGCTTTGGAAGATCGGCATCGGGTTCGTCCTGGGGATCGTGTTCGGCTTCGTCGTCGGTCCGATGGTGCCCGACAGCCCGGTCCTGAAGGACTGGGTGATGCCGGCGCTGAATGTGGTGGGCAAGATCTTCATCACGTTGCTGAAGATGCTGATTGTCCCGCTGGTGTTCGCCTCGCTGGTCGCGGGCTCGGCGTCCGTCGGGGACCCGAAGAAGCTGGGGCGGATTGGGGTGAAGACCTTGGTGCTCTATCTGCTCACCACCGCCGTGGCCATCGGGATCGGTTTGGCGCTGGGCAACGTGATTCAGCCCGGGGTGGGGATGAACATCGAGGGGGCGGCGGCCACGGCCAAGGAGGCCAAGCCGCTTGCGGACGTCATACTGGACATCTTCCCCTCCAACCCGCTGGATGCGATGGTCAAGGCCAACATGCTCCAGATCATCGTCTTCTCCCTGTTCTTCGGGGTCGCCTGCATCTTCGCGGGCGAGCGGGGCAGGCGCGTCTCGGACTTCTTCGGCTCCGTCGCCGAGGTCATGTATGCCATGACCCACATGGTCATGGCCCTGGCGCCCTACGGCGTCTTCGCGCTCATCGCGACGACGGCCGCCAAGTACGGCCTGGCGATCCTGGCGCCCTTCGCCAAGGTGATCGGCGCGGTGTACCTGGGGTGCCTCCTCCACGCCGCCGTGGTCTACTCGGGCCTGATCTCCGGCTACTGCAGGCGCTCGCCCCTGTGGTTCTTCAAGGGGGTGCGGGAGGCGTCCATCACGGCCTTCGTCACGCGCTCCAGCTCGGGGACCCTGCCCGTGACCATCGCCAACGTGCGCGACAACCTGGGGGTCTCCGAGGGGGTCAGCTCCTTCGTGCTTCCGCTTGGCGCGACGATCAACATGGACGGTACGGCGCTCTATCAGGGGGTCTGTGCCCTCTTCGTGGCCCAGGCCTTCGGCATCCCGCTGGACCTGGGCGCCCAGTTCGGGATCGTCGTGACGGCGACCCTGGCGTCCATCGGGACGGCAGGCGTGCCCGGCGGGGGGCTGATCATGCTGACCCTGGTGCTCACCAGCGTGGGGCTTCCCATCGAGGGCATCGGACTGGTGGCGGGGATCGACGCGGTCCTGGACGCGGCCCGGACCTCCCTGAACGTCACGGGCGACACGGCCGTCTGCGCCGTGGTGGCGGCGAGCGAGGGGGAGACCCTGGCGGGCTGACTGCCAGCGCGGCGGAGGGGCGGCAGAAACGGACGGTCCGGGGCTTCCCGGACCGTCCGTCGTCATGGCGGCGTCACGATTTTTCCGTGTGCTCCCTCATCCAGTCCGCCAGGGCGTTGCCCTTGCGCAGCAGCTTGCCGTCCGTCGAGACGAAGGCGTGGCGCGTCCAGCCCTCCGCCGCCAGCTTGCCGTCGACGGCTCGGAACACGCGGCACCGGAAGATGACGCTGACGTTCGTCACGTCCGTGATGCGGGTCTCGATCAGGATCTCGTCGTCGTAGAGGAGGGACGACTTGTAGCGGCAGTTCGCCTCCACCACGGGCAGCAGAATGCCCTCCGCCTCCCAGTCCCGGTAGGTCCTCCCGAACGACCGGCAGAGCTCGGTCCGTCCCATCTCGAACCAGTCGAGGTACCGTCCGTAATAGGCCACCCCCATCTGGTCCGTCTCCCCGTAGCGCACCCGCGTCCTGCAGGTGAAACCTTGCGGTGAATCCATGCCCTTGTCCCTCCCTGTCTGGCTTCGGCCTCTCTCCTATTTTAGGCGTTTTTCCGCGCCGCTTCAACGGTCCGGGGGCGGGCGCGGACGTGGAAGCCCGCGGGCCGGATGGTGTATAATTTCAGAGCTATGCGGAGGACTGGCCGAGCGGTCGAAGGCGGCTGACTTGAAATCAGTTGGGGCGCAAGCTCCCAGGGGTTCGAATCCTCTGTCCTCCGCCAGAATATTTTTTAGCAAGTGCCAGAAAGACTTGAAACCTCGCTGAAAAGCGGGGTTTTTGCTTTCTCTCTCGCAATGCGCCATAGAAAAACGGAGAGGGAGAGCAGGACGTCGAAAAACTGGATTGACCCCGCGAAATATAGCGAATATGCTATGATAAACGCATCAAGGGAGGGGTGGAGATGCCGGTAATCGCCAGATTTTACGGATTGATCATCAAGATGTTTTTCCAGCAGAAGGAGCACAATCCGCCCCGCTTCCACGCCGTGTACGGCGAGTACGTCGGAGCGATCGACATCCGAACCCTCGAAATGCTGGAGGGCGATTTGCCTCCGAAGGCTCTGGCTCTGGTGAGGGAATGGGCGGCACAGCACCAGACCGAGCTTCTGAAAATATGGGAAACTCAGGAGTTCGTTCAGCTCCCTCCGCTGGAGTAGCGGGGAGGAGCCCTTTGGGAAAGGAGGCGGCGCAATGTTTCATAAGGTCGAATCGGTAACGCCACTCCCCGACTTGTCCCTGTTGGTCGAGTTCGAGAACGGCTCCCGCAGGATCTACGACACCAAGCCTCTGTTAGCCAAATGGCAAGCCTTTCAAGCTCTGGCGAACATAAAGGGACTGTTTGAACAGGTGCGCGTCGACACGGGGGGCTATGGCGTAAGCTGGAACGACGATCTTGACCTGGCGTGCGATGAGCTCTACCACAACGGAAGCGAGATAGGAGGCGGTACCGGTGTGTGAGTCCTGCTCAAAGCTCATAGACCAGGCGATCGCGCTTCGTAAGTCCAAGGGCTGGACTCAGCACGACCTGGCGCAAGCCAGCCACCTCACGCAGTCGGTCATTGCCCGGATAGAGACGAA harbors:
- a CDS encoding DUF2442 domain-containing protein; the encoded protein is MFHKVESVTPLPDLSLLVEFENGSRRIYDTKPLLAKWQAFQALANIKGLFEQVRVDTGGYGVSWNDDLDLACDELYHNGSEIGGGTGV
- a CDS encoding DUF2207 family protein — translated: MGAVKGLLLRLLLPLLALLALAPASAATELRELDVRVLLNDDGSARIVQTWNARVSDEGTEFFIEQGNLGDMELSDFSVRELGGPPYVNEGTRWRTDRSAAEKAGRCGIVRTRGGLELCWGRGPAGPRTFVVSWTFSNFVKAYDDYDGFNVRLVNSGLSTPPRSLRITIEKPGRPFASGEVDLWAFGFRGTIRPEGGKIVARSDAPLSASNYATVMLRFAKGVFNPSSVVRGRFEAVEKRALEGTEDGEEDWDGIVAFLICILVALYHVVLGFVRKGRRARSPRFPHLPDGFGRTLRGAPYFREIPCGGDLSESWALLGATPFAARAKDLVGAYFLRWVQHGALEPVTGASGTALHVRGRAVPVGGGLFAMLREAAGPDGILQREEFPRWGRNEANRRAFGAWLEAERAAGMERFRARGGWELRTTTSFWVRRFLLGPRRPFSAPFVTSSGEQTLLELAGFRRYLQDFTLVNERRVVEVELWNDYLVFAALFGIGKELLRELVGLYPEFAARSVLAGAGGTLLPTVLDLSDSLTVSLSRRSGGGRYDSRSGGRSFGGGGGGSSGGGSRGGVR
- a CDS encoding helix-turn-helix domain-containing protein; protein product: MCESCSKLIDQAIALRKSKGWTQHDLAQASHLTQSVIARIETKKSTPTLATFQRLVSSMGATLSLSKPGRIN
- a CDS encoding MFS transporter, which translates into the protein MSSKHQFALLKTRRFLPLFLTQFLGAFNDNFFKSALVMLITFRLADDAGLDPRILVNVAAGVFILPFFLFSAPASDLADRYDRSYLMRLVKLAEIAIMGAAAAGFQMQNLWVLLVVLFLMGAQSTFFSPAKFSILPQHLEEDELIAGNGLIQTGTYLAILTGTIFGGLLILAPGGLHWVGAGVVAIAAAGWWASPLVADVYPYRDVFWAVIGISWFWLVGATFLAQFPTYAKLILGANEHVATLFLAIFSMGIGLGSMACNALLKGEVSVRYVPAAAVGMSVASTLLWLASRRPPLPPDFPVIGIGTFLLSPANLAILACLFAISFCGGLYIVPLYAAIQNLTSEDRMAGVIACTNVTDSFFMVLSAVGSSLLLAAGLQIPQIFLVMAALTVLAAFLIRRGVRRYGGGRDA
- a CDS encoding DUF4160 domain-containing protein, translating into MPVIARFYGLIIKMFFQQKEHNPPRFHAVYGEYVGAIDIRTLEMLEGDLPPKALALVREWAAQHQTELLKIWETQEFVQLPPLE
- a CDS encoding LemA family protein, with protein sequence MFMVVFAVVVALVVLVVLYVVFLQRSLVHLDELRANAMSQIGVQMNSRWDGLTALADVMKGYAEHERTALREIIAQRAPLGRTASAEEIQQQEGLLTSALGWLIAVSENYPELKANTLYQTTMENIAAAEDKVRMSRMVYNDTVTRINRAVRMFPASLFASMLGFGPHEYLKEPDGKTEMPSMRDGGR
- a CDS encoding dicarboxylate/amino acid:cation symporter, which translates into the protein MSGKGRGTSLLWKIGIGFVLGIVFGFVVGPMVPDSPVLKDWVMPALNVVGKIFITLLKMLIVPLVFASLVAGSASVGDPKKLGRIGVKTLVLYLLTTAVAIGIGLALGNVIQPGVGMNIEGAAATAKEAKPLADVILDIFPSNPLDAMVKANMLQIIVFSLFFGVACIFAGERGRRVSDFFGSVAEVMYAMTHMVMALAPYGVFALIATTAAKYGLAILAPFAKVIGAVYLGCLLHAAVVYSGLISGYCRRSPLWFFKGVREASITAFVTRSSSGTLPVTIANVRDNLGVSEGVSSFVLPLGATINMDGTALYQGVCALFVAQAFGIPLDLGAQFGIVVTATLASIGTAGVPGGGLIMLTLVLTSVGLPIEGIGLVAGIDAVLDAARTSLNVTGDTAVCAVVAASEGETLAG
- a CDS encoding acyl-CoA thioesterase, whose protein sequence is MDSPQGFTCRTRVRYGETDQMGVAYYGRYLDWFEMGRTELCRSFGRTYRDWEAEGILLPVVEANCRYKSSLLYDDEILIETRITDVTNVSVIFRCRVFRAVDGKLAAEGWTRHAFVSTDGKLLRKGNALADWMREHTEKS